In Oxalobacteraceae bacterium OTU3CINTB1, the sequence TACACTTCGTATATAGGACTACTTATGGGCATCGTAAACATCGACGACAATCTGCACGACCAGATCCGCAAGGCCAGCGGCGTGGGCTGCCGCTCGATCAACGCGCAGGCGGCGTTCTGGATCAAGATCGGCATGTTGTGCGAAATGAATCCTACGCTCAGTTTCAACGAGATCGTCGCCGGGGAGTTGCGGGCGGCGGGCGTCGGGGTCGATGTCGATACCCAGTTCCGGAGCGCGCTCGGATGACCAAGCGACCGGAAGAAATCGCGCTGATGGCGGAATCGGGCAAGCTGCTGGCCAGCGTGTTCGGCCACCTGGACCAGTTCAGCCTGATCGGCATGTCCACCATGCAGGTCAACGACATGGTCGACAGCTTCATCGTCAATGAACTGCGCGCCCGTCCGGCCAGCAAGGGGCAGTACGGGTTCGCCTACTCGCTCAACTCGTCGCGCAACAATGTGGTGTGCCACGGCGTGCCGTCCACCACCGATATCCTGCGCGACGGCGATATCGTCAATTTCGACATCACGTTGGAAAAGAACGGCTTCATCGCCGATTCGAGCAAAACCTATCTCGTCGGCGAAGTCTCGCCGCTGGCCAAGCGGCTGGTGGAAGTGACCTATGAGGCGATGTGGAAGGGTATCAAGGCGGTGCGACCGGGCGCCAGGCTGGGCGACGTCGGCCATGCCATTGAACGCCACGCGCGGCGCAACGGCTACACGGTCGTCCGGGAATATTGCGGGCACGGCATCGGCCGCGAGATGCACGAAGCGCCGCAGGTGCTGCACTGGGGGAAGCCGAAGACGGGACGGGTGCTACAGGAAGGCATGGTCTTCACCATCGAGCCGATGCTCAACGAGGGCCGCCGCACCGTGCACACCGAGGAGGACGGCTGGACCGTCGTGACCACGGACGGCAAGCTGTCCGCGCAGTTCGAGCATACGGTGGCGGTGACGCGCAACGGCGTGCAGGTGCTCACACTGCGCTCCGAGGAAAGAGTGCTGAACTGAATACAGACATCGACATCGTGCGCGCAGACGAACTGGCGGAGCGCTTGTGTCGTCTCGCGCAGTCCTCAGCATGGTTCATGACGGCGCTGAAGGCAGTGCGGGATTTGGAGCTGTCGTCATGGTGCATCGGCGCCGGCGCTGTCCGCAATCTGGTGTGGGACGCCTTGCACGACTATGCGACGCCGTCCCGGCTGGCCGACATCGACGTCGCTTATTTTGACGCATCCGATCTGGCGCCTGAAAGCGAAGCGGACCTGCAGCGACGCCTTCACGCAGCGATGCAGGGAGTTCCCTGGGAAGTCACCAACCAGGCGGCGGTGCATCGATGGTTCGAAGAATATTTCGGCCATGCCGTCGCGCCGCTTGCCTCGCTCCAGGACGCGATTGCGTCGTGGCCCGAGTACGCTACCTGCGTCGGCCTGTTCCTGAACCGCGATGACTCCATCGTAGTGATTGCGCCGCATGGTTTGGACGACCTATTCGATTGCGTGGTGCGGCGCAATCCGGCGCGGGTGAGCATGGAAACCTATCGTCTACGCGTCGAGCAGAAAAACTATGCGTCGCGCTGGCCGCGTGTGACAGTGGTCCACGGTTAGCGTTATTTCTTATTGTCCGGCGAGCGCTTTATCGCGTGATGGCGGCAGCACCTGCCGAATCGCCGCCGTGACGATATCCGGCGATGTCAGCGCCATCTGGTGCGGATCTGCTGCAAGCAGAGGTAGTTGCGCGCCATGTCGAGTTCGGCCGCAAGGGTGCTGTCGGTCTGGCGCAGCTGCGACAGGCTGCCGCGCAGATAGCTGGAGAAGGTTTCGATCATCCGTTTCGCGCGCGGCGTGTCGTAGTCCATCAGGCTTTGGATGTTGGCCAGCGTGTTGAACAGCAAGTGCGGCTCGATCTGCCCTTGCAACAGGCGCAGGCGGGCCTCCGTGACCTCGCTTTGCAGCTGCTGCTGGCGCAGGCGCGAGCGCCACCATACCCAGTTGATACCCAGGACGAACAGAATGAACACGGCGAATTTGGTCAGCGCGGCAGGCAGGGAAATGAACATGCCCCAGACGGCCGAAGATGGAGACAAACGACATCAGCGCGAGGGCCAGGGCGACGGCGATCAGCGACGCGATCAGCAGGCGGGTGACGGTGGGGACCTCATGCCGGGGGCGTAGTTCCCACAATGAACGCCAGCTTTGGATCAACGTCGTTTTAATCTTCATAAACGTAGTGTACCCAAAGCCCCGGTTTACGACGGCAGCAGGCCGGCGCCCTGGTAACTGTCGATCAGCGCGTCGAACAAGGTGATATCGGCGCGGCCGCGCGCCATCAGCTGGGCGCCGGCGATCGCCGCGAAGATGGCCTGCGCCCGGCGGGGCGCCTCGTCGGCGCCGGCCACCCGCGCCGCCACCAAGGTTTTCGCCAGCCACGCGACATTGACGTCGGCGAAGGCTTGCACCTCCTTCTGCACCACGGCCGGCAAATCGTCGTATTCGGCGGCCATGAAGCTGCCCAGGCACATGCGATTGTCGTTTTCCAGCGAGCGGCGGAACGTCTCGGGATAGCGGCGCAAGGCGGCAAGCGGGTCTTGCGTCTCCGCCGACAGGGCCTCCAGCGTCACGGTGGAATCTTCCCAGTAGCGCTTGGCGACAGCCGCGGCGAGGTCGGCCTTGCTGGGAAAGTGATGGTAGAGGCTGGCCGCCTTGATGCCGACCTGTTCCGCCAGCCCGCGCACGTTCAAACCGCCGTAGCCGCGCGCTTGCGCGATCCTGGTCGCCGCCGCCAGGATCCTGTCGCTGGAATTGGATGTGGGCTCGGTTTTCAAGAATTTTTCCTCGAACAGTGTTGACGGAGTCGATTATAGCGTATATCTTTCAGCCTAACGAACGTTAGGTAGGCTAACCCAGCGTTTTTCCTGTGACCACCCTCATCGAAAGGCGACTATGAACACCGAACTTTTCTATCAAGACGCGACCAAATTGGCTGAACTCATCCGTACCAAGGAAATCTCGCCGGTTGAGGTCATGCAAGCGCACCTCGAACGCATTGAGGCCGTGAATCCCCAGGTGAACGCCATCGTCACGATCGCCGGCGACGCGCTCCAGGCGGCCAAGGCGGCGGAGACGGCGGTGCTGTCGGGAGCCGAGCTGGGTCCGCTGCACGGCGTGCCGTTCACGGTGAAGGATTCGATCGACACCGCCAGCGTGGCCACCCAGCGCGGTTCGCCGATCTTCAAGGGCCGCGTGCCCGACGCCGACGCCACCAGCGTGGCGCGCATGAAATCGGCCGGCGGCATCCTGCTGGCGAAGACCAACCTGCCGGAATTCTCCTATTGGATTGAAAGCGACAACCTGCTCTCCGGCGCCTCCAACAACCCGTGGGACTTGAGCCGCACGCCGGGCGGCTCCAGCGGCGGCGAATCGGCGGCGATAGCGGCCGGCATGTCGCCGCTCGGCCTGGGCACCGACCTGGCCATCTCGGTGCGCGGACCGGCCGCGCAGACCGGCATCACCTCGATGAAGGCGACCCACGGCCGCGTGCCGATGACCGGCATCTGGCCGCGCGCGCCGCGCCGCTTCTGGCATGTGGGGCCGATGGCGCGCTCGGTACGCGACATCGCGCTGGCGTTCGCGCAGCTGGCCGGGCCGGACGGCAAGGACGCCTTCGCCAGCAGCACGGTGCCGTTCGACGCGGGCCTCGGCAACGCGCCGTCACGTCCGCTGCGCGTCGGCTGGATGGTCGGCCCCGGCTTCGGGCCGGTCGATCCCGAAGTGGCGGCGACGGTCAAGGCGGCGGCCAGGGCGCTGCAGGACATCGGCATCTTTGTCGAGCACGTCGGCATTCCGGCGCTGGAGCGCGATTTCGCCCTCGACGTGTTCAACAAGCTGCACGTGATGGAGATGAAGCCGGCGTTCGCGGCGGCGACGGCGGGCCGCAGCCAGGATGAGCTGTACAAGATGGCCAAGACCATGCTGTCGCTGCCCGATACGTCGATGAAGGACTACATCGAGGCCGAGCAGGCGGCCGAGCGGCTGCGCGACGGCTATGCCGATTACTTCTCGCGGTACGACGCGCTGATCACGCATGTGCTGCCGATCCCGGCGCACAAGCACGGCGTGGAAAGCTTCGTCATCGACGGCCGGACGGTGGACGCGACCTACCTGCAAGGCGCAACGGTGCCGCTCAACGTGACCGGCTTGCCGGGCCTGGCGATGCGCTTCGGCACCAGCAGCGAAGGGCTGCCGATCAACATCCAGATCGTCGGCACATGGCAGGCGGAGTCGACGATCCTGCACGTCGCGTCGTTGCTCGAAGCGGTCAGCCCGGTGCGTGGACTGCATCCGGCGCTGTGATCCGGTGGCGTCGGGGCGGCAAAAGTGGTTTCTGTGTGCTAACGAGCATAGGCAACGCGATGTCAAGGTTACAATGACTTGCCGCGCCGCGCCGGTGATGATCGACCAACCGACCTTGCCCCATGCCAGCTACCGCTACCTCGCCCGACGCCCGTTTTTTCATCGCCCTCAATGCCGGCTCCGGCCATTCCGAGACGGAAGAGCGCCG encodes:
- a CDS encoding amidase, with the protein product MNTELFYQDATKLAELIRTKEISPVEVMQAHLERIEAVNPQVNAIVTIAGDALQAAKAAETAVLSGAELGPLHGVPFTVKDSIDTASVATQRGSPIFKGRVPDADATSVARMKSAGGILLAKTNLPEFSYWIESDNLLSGASNNPWDLSRTPGGSSGGESAAIAAGMSPLGLGTDLAISVRGPAAQTGITSMKATHGRVPMTGIWPRAPRRFWHVGPMARSVRDIALAFAQLAGPDGKDAFASSTVPFDAGLGNAPSRPLRVGWMVGPGFGPVDPEVAATVKAAARALQDIGIFVEHVGIPALERDFALDVFNKLHVMEMKPAFAAATAGRSQDELYKMAKTMLSLPDTSMKDYIEAEQAAERLRDGYADYFSRYDALITHVLPIPAHKHGVESFVIDGRTVDATYLQGATVPLNVTGLPGLAMRFGTSSEGLPINIQIVGTWQAESTILHVASLLEAVSPVRGLHPAL
- a CDS encoding ParD-like family protein; the protein is MGIVNIDDNLHDQIRKASGVGCRSINAQAAFWIKIGMLCEMNPTLSFNEIVAGELRAAGVGVDVDTQFRSALG
- a CDS encoding nucleotidyltransferase family protein produces the protein MTALKAVRDLELSSWCIGAGAVRNLVWDALHDYATPSRLADIDVAYFDASDLAPESEADLQRRLHAAMQGVPWEVTNQAAVHRWFEEYFGHAVAPLASLQDAIASWPEYATCVGLFLNRDDSIVVIAPHGLDDLFDCVVRRNPARVSMETYRLRVEQKNYASRWPRVTVVHG
- a CDS encoding TetR/AcrR family transcriptional regulator produces the protein MKTEPTSNSSDRILAAATRIAQARGYGGLNVRGLAEQVGIKAASLYHHFPSKADLAAAVAKRYWEDSTVTLEALSAETQDPLAALRRYPETFRRSLENDNRMCLGSFMAAEYDDLPAVVQKEVQAFADVNVAWLAKTLVAARVAGADEAPRRAQAIFAAIAGAQLMARGRADITLFDALIDSYQGAGLLPS
- a CDS encoding histidine kinase, with translation MSPSSAVWGMFISLPAALTKFAVFILFVLGINWVWWRSRLRQQQLQSEVTEARLRLLQGQIEPHLLFNTLANIQSLMDYDTPRAKRMIETFSSYLRGSLSQLRQTDSTLAAELDMARNYLCLQQIRTRWR
- the map gene encoding type I methionyl aminopeptidase translates to MTKRPEEIALMAESGKLLASVFGHLDQFSLIGMSTMQVNDMVDSFIVNELRARPASKGQYGFAYSLNSSRNNVVCHGVPSTTDILRDGDIVNFDITLEKNGFIADSSKTYLVGEVSPLAKRLVEVTYEAMWKGIKAVRPGARLGDVGHAIERHARRNGYTVVREYCGHGIGREMHEAPQVLHWGKPKTGRVLQEGMVFTIEPMLNEGRRTVHTEEDGWTVVTTDGKLSAQFEHTVAVTRNGVQVLTLRSEERVLN